In a genomic window of Candidatus Thiothrix sulfatifontis:
- a CDS encoding IS5 family transposase, which translates to MPKKSAIKTSLFAAEEREQKLDRKGDLLSTLNQHVNFVALAAEIDHIAPRPGDKRGGRPPYPTELMVRILVLQHLYNLSDEALEYQLLDRLSFQRFCGLRHSSTIPDANTLWVFRERVSAAGGADALFDAVQRQLQQHGFIARGGQIVDATLVEAPKQHFHKEEKALLEQAATPAGWTPAQRRQKDTEASWTKKHGKSYHGYKLSISADRKYKLIRKRHISTAKEHDTNHFEAVLDRANTSRDVWADKGYEDQSREQRLNQSSWRLHIQHKAKKGKPQSDCQKRRNTRIARPRARVEHVFGSICAMGGKAIRTIGLARAVFGLSIKAAVYNLRRLCSLKEGGVVPI; encoded by the coding sequence ACAGAAACTCGACCGCAAGGGCGACCTGCTGTCTACCCTAAATCAGCACGTCAACTTTGTCGCCTTGGCAGCAGAAATCGACCACATCGCCCCACGTCCAGGTGACAAGCGAGGAGGTCGCCCGCCATACCCCACGGAACTGATGGTACGGATCCTGGTATTGCAACACCTTTACAACCTGTCGGACGAGGCATTGGAATACCAATTACTTGACCGACTGTCGTTCCAACGCTTCTGTGGTCTGCGGCATTCCAGCACGATCCCGGATGCCAACACCTTGTGGGTATTCCGTGAGCGGGTCAGTGCGGCAGGTGGTGCGGATGCGCTGTTTGATGCCGTCCAACGGCAATTACAACAACACGGTTTTATTGCCCGTGGTGGTCAAATCGTCGATGCCACGCTGGTGGAAGCCCCTAAACAACATTTCCACAAAGAAGAAAAAGCGCTGTTGGAACAAGCGGCAACCCCCGCTGGCTGGACACCTGCCCAACGTCGCCAAAAGGATACGGAAGCAAGCTGGACGAAAAAACACGGCAAAAGCTACCACGGCTACAAACTCAGTATCAGTGCCGACCGGAAATACAAACTCATCCGCAAACGCCACATCAGCACTGCCAAAGAACATGACACCAACCATTTTGAAGCGGTGCTTGACCGAGCCAACACCAGCCGTGACGTATGGGCGGACAAAGGTTACGAAGACCAATCCCGTGAACAACGCCTCAACCAAAGTAGCTGGCGGTTACACATCCAGCACAAAGCCAAGAAAGGCAAGCCGCAATCCGACTGCCAGAAGCGCCGCAACACCCGCATCGCCAGACCCCGCGCACGGGTTGAGCATGTGTTTGGGTCAATCTGTGCAATGGGTGGTAAAGCCATCCGCACCATTGGGTTGGCGCGGGCAGTATTCGGCCTCAGTATCAAGGCTGCCGTATACAACCTGCGGCGGCTCTGTTCGCTCAAAGAGGGCGGAGTTGTACCCATTTGA